GTCCTCGGAGAGCTGCTGGATGCGTTGACCTTGGTCCGCGATGCTCTGTAGGAGCTGTCGCTCACGCTCGCGTGGGAGCGGTTCCTCGAGCCGCGAGAGGAACTGCGCCGACCCGATGATCGAGGTGAGTGGCGAGCGGACGTCGTGGGCGAGCGTCGACACGAGCTGCTGGCGCCACGCGTCGCTGCGGGTGACCTCTTCCAAGGCCTCCTGGGTCCGCTGACGCTCCATCACCAGGTAGCGGGTCAGCAGGCCCACGATCGTTGCGACCAGCAGGACGTAGCCGGTCCGGAACGTGACGCTGTCGATGCGGTAGCCGACCTCGGCCCGTTCCGCGAGCCGAGACTCGAGCACGACCAGTACCACGCTGGCGCACACCCAGCCGATCAGCGCCCCGCGGAACTGGAAGCGGACCGCACCCTCGATGGGGATGAACGTCACGATCACCCACTGCGACCCCGCGACGTCGAAGGCGAACAGCAGCACGAACGCGGTGACGATGACCGCGTCGAGAGCGAACCCGGCCAGTCCGAAGCTGGGTCGGCGGTGCCAACCACGGCGCAACCCGTAGGTGATGAGCAGGTTGCCTGCCGCCAACACCCCGGCGGTGGAGAGCGCCGCGCCCCGCAGGTACGAGGGAGCGTCGTCGGGTTGACCCGTGAGGAACGTCTGCAGCAGCGCCCACAGGACCCCGACCCAGCGAGCCCAGATGAGCAGCCGCTCGACGCGCTCGTCCGCCGCCGGATCGACCGGGCGTCGCTCCGCGCTGGCGTCCACGCCTCCTGCTCCCCGTCGCGGCACCGCTCGGGGGCGGGGCCCGCCGCCCAACCTCGGTCGGGCGCGTGGCCACCCTACGCGAGCGTTCTGTGCGTTTCCACTACCCGTCGCGGTTGCGTGGACTCGTCACACCCCCTCGTTACCTTCCCCACCGAGGAGGTGTCCCGTGGCACAGCGAGGCAGCCGTGGTCACGTTGTGGCGGCCGATGGCGAGTTGACCATCGATGGCTACCGCTGCATGGCGCCGGAGGTCGTCCGACACTTCGCGGCGCGGGTGGACGAGGGGGCGGACGGGACCGCGCTCGCCGCGGACCTCGAACAGGTCTTGCGGGTAGGTGTGCTCGCGCTCGGGGCGACCGGTGTCACCGTCAACGTCGACCACGTCGACCGCGAGTTCGCGCGCCTCTGCGAGCGCCTCGAGCAGCAGTTCGACGCCCGTGCTAGCCAGCTGGACCGCGCCTTCGAGGCGGCCTTCAGCGAGGAGGACGGTGCGATGGCGCAGGCGCTGCGCAGCTACCTCGGCGAGGGCGGGGCGCTCAGCGAGCTGTTCGACCCCGACCGGCGGGACAGCGCCATCGGGCGCATGCGCGAGTTGCTGGGCGAGCACTTCGAGGGCGAGGGCTCGACGCTGCACCGCCTGCTCGACCTCGGCAACGCCGCGAGCCCCCTCGCGACGTGGCGCGACGAGATCCACGGTCAGTTCGAGAAGATGCGTCGGCTCATCGAGGACTACCGCCGCGAGCTCGCCGAGACGGCGTCGGCACAGCAGGCTGCCGCCGAGGCGCGTACCGAGGAGCGCGCCAAGGGCAGCGCCAAGGGGCGCGACTACGAGGACCTCGCCTTCGAGGCGGTCAACGACATCGCGCGGGTGTTCGGCGACCGGGCTGAGGCTGTCGGTACCAGCGCCGGCGCCGGCGGGAACAAGAAGGGCGACATCGTCGTCACGCTGAACCCGCGCGACACCAGCGGTCTCGACGTGCGCCTCGTGGTCGAGGCCAAGGACCGTGAGCTCGGTCTGCGGCCGATGCTGCGTGAGCTGGACGGTGCGAAGCACAACCGCGGGGCGGTGGCGGCGCTCGCGTTGTACGCCCTCCCGGAGCACATGCCCTCCGGCGCGGCGCCGTTCCGCGAGGAGGGCCAGGGCCGTTTCCTCGTCCTGCTCGACAAGGACGGGGCCGACGCGCGGCTCGCGCTCGAGGTCGGCTACCGCCTCGCTCGTTTCGAGGCGTTGACCGAGCTGCGGACCGCCGATGTCGAGGTGGACACGCGCGGCATCCGTGACGACCTCGACGCCGCGCGGGCGCAGCTGGTGTCGGTGAGCCAGGTCAAGAGCATGCTGACCAAGCTGCGCAACGACGTGTCCGGCAGCGTCGACGACCTCGAACGGCGCGTCGAGGATCTGCGTGCCGGTCTGCTCGAGTGCCTCGACCGGCTCGACACGCGCATCCGCGTCGGTGACGAGACCGACGCCGCCGTCGCCTAGAGACCTCCTGGAGCTACGGTTCCCCACGGGGTCGAGAGGAGCGTCACGTGCGCGAGCGCCTCGCGCTGGTCATCGCCAGCGTGATCGCCCTCGCGGTCGTCGGAGGCGCGCTCCTCCTGCTCACCGGTCGCGATCAAGGTGATCCCGCCGCCGAGGCGCGCGAGATCATGGCCGCGTACCTGCGCGCGTGGGAGAACGAGGCGTGGGACGCGATGGCAGGGTTGGCCGCGACGCCACCGGCCGACTTCGTCAGCCGTCACCGGGAGATGTGGGAGGACCTCGACATCGTCGAGGGCCGGTTCGACCTCGGGACCATCGCGTTGAACCGCGGCGAGGCCTCCGCGCCAGTCGGAGCGACTCTGACCATGGAGGGGCTCGGGGAGTACTCCTACACCACCGAGATCACCGCACAGCGCGACGAGGGCGAGTGGCGCATCCTGTGGAGCCCTCAGACGATCCATCCGGCACTCGAACGCGAACGGTGGCGCATCGTGCGACGCGACGTGCTGGTCGATCGCGCCCCGATCCTCGCTCGAGACGGGACCCCCCTCACCGTCGCCGGGACGCTGCACCTGATCGGCATCGAGCCGCAGCGCGTCGAGGAGCCCGAGGACGTCGTCGCCGCCTTCGACGAGCACACCGATGTCGACCCGGCCGAGGTCCGGCAGCTGCTGAACCGCGACGACCTCGTCCCGGACTGGTTCTACCCCGTGCTGACGGTGCGCCCTGGACCCTACGCCGAGCTGCGCGAGCTGCTGTTCCCCGTGCCCGGCATCGTGTTCCGCGAGACCGAGGCGCGACTGACCCAGCAGGAGGGCTTCGCCGCCCACATCCTCGGTCGTACCGGCCCCATCACCGCCGAGCTGCTCGAGGAGCTCGGCCCGCCCTACACCGAGAGGGACGAGGTCGGTCTCTCCGGGCTCGAACGCGTCTTCGAGACGCAGCTCGCGGGTCGGTCGTCGGCCGAGGTCGTCGTCATCGATTCGTTCGAGGAGGTGCGCCGCATCCTGTTCGAGTTCGAGGGCGCCGATCCCGAGCCGATCCGGACGACGCTCGACATCGCCGTGCAGCAGGGCGTGGAGGCGGCGCTGTCGGAGGTCGACGGTGCGGCGGCGATCGTCGTGCTCGACGCCCCGACGGGGGCGATCCTCGGGGCGGCGAGCCGGCCCACCGACGACTTCAACCGCGCGTTCTCCGGCCTCTACCCACCGGGGTCGACCTTCAAGATCGTCACGGCGGCTGCGGTGTTGGCGTCGGGGCTGCGCCCCACCGACAGCGTGAACTGCCCGGCCGAGGAGATCGTCGGCGGGTTGCAGGTGCACAACGACGACGACTTCGAACTCGGCAACGTCACGCTGCTGCGTGCGTTCGCGGCGTCGTGCAACACCAGCTTCGCCCGGCTGGCCGCCGAGCTCGAGGACGGGGCGCTCCAGGACGCGGCGGAGGACTTCGGGTTCGGGGTCCAGTACGAGCTGCCGCTGCCCGTCGCTGGCGGACGGTTCCCCGCACCCGAAGACCTCGCCGAGCGCGCTGCCGCGGCGTTCGGCCAGGCCCGGGTGCAGGCGAGCCCGCTGCACATGGCGACGGTGGCGGCGGCGGTCGCGTCCGGGGCGTGGAACCCACCGTTCCTCCTACAGGACGAGCCGCCCGAGCGACCGCGCGCCTTGGACGACGACGTGGTGGACGACCTGAGCCGGATGATGCGCGAGGTCGTGACCGCCGGGACCGGCCAGGCGGCGCTGCCGGGTGAAGGCACGGTCCAGGGCAAGACCGGGTCGGCCCAGACCGGCTCCGCCCCGGACGATCCCGTCCACGCCTGGTTCGTCGGCTACGCCGGCGACCTCGGGTTCGCGGTGTTGGTGGAAGGCGGCGGCTCCGGCGGCGAGGTCGCCGCCCCGCTCGCCGCCAGTCTCCTCGACGCCATCGACGAGGCCCGCGACGAGCTCACCACCCCCTGACCCCTAGGTCATGACGGAAACACGCGTGGAGAGGTCATGACCGAAACACGCGTGGAGGCGCGTTTCCGTCGGGGCGTTGGGGGGGTCAGGCCGGGGCGATGACGGAAACACGCGTGGAGGCGCGTTTCCGTCGGAGCGTTGGGGGGGTAAGGCCGGGGCGATGACGGAAACACGCGTGGAGGCGCGTTTCCGTCGGGGCGTTGGCCTCACGCGAGGTCGAAGCGGTAGATGCCCGGCGGGGCGAGCCGGCGGAGGTTGGACGCTCCGAGGCCATCGGAGCCGGCAGGTGAGAGCGCCCACACCAGCGTCGTGGGCTCCTCGTTGCCAGCCTCATCACTGACCAGGGCCGAGATGAGGGCGGTGTCGGGGCGCACGGAGAGGCTGAGGTAGTTGAACGTGACATCGGTTTCGATGGCGACCCCGGACGAGGCCGACCGGTCCATCGCGAAGTCGTGCATGGTCAGTTCGAGAGTCCGTTCCGGTAGCCCCCACGGTGTTGTGCTGACCCACGCGATCCGGTCGTCGTCGATGAACTGCGCGTCGGCCAGGTCGCTGCTGCCATCGCCGGAAGCGAGGACCTCGTACTCCTGCCCGCCGCCCCGATGCAGCCTGACCTCCTCGTTCGACCCGTCACCGACCCAGGTCACCAGCAAGT
Above is a genomic segment from Actinomycetota bacterium containing:
- a CDS encoding penicillin-binding protein; its protein translation is MRERLALVIASVIALAVVGGALLLLTGRDQGDPAAEAREIMAAYLRAWENEAWDAMAGLAATPPADFVSRHREMWEDLDIVEGRFDLGTIALNRGEASAPVGATLTMEGLGEYSYTTEITAQRDEGEWRILWSPQTIHPALERERWRIVRRDVLVDRAPILARDGTPLTVAGTLHLIGIEPQRVEEPEDVVAAFDEHTDVDPAEVRQLLNRDDLVPDWFYPVLTVRPGPYAELRELLFPVPGIVFRETEARLTQQEGFAAHILGRTGPITAELLEELGPPYTERDEVGLSGLERVFETQLAGRSSAEVVVIDSFEEVRRILFEFEGADPEPIRTTLDIAVQQGVEAALSEVDGAAAIVVLDAPTGAILGAASRPTDDFNRAFSGLYPPGSTFKIVTAAAVLASGLRPTDSVNCPAEEIVGGLQVHNDDDFELGNVTLLRAFAASCNTSFARLAAELEDGALQDAAEDFGFGVQYELPLPVAGGRFPAPEDLAERAAAAFGQARVQASPLHMATVAAAVASGAWNPPFLLQDEPPERPRALDDDVVDDLSRMMREVVTAGTGQAALPGEGTVQGKTGSAQTGSAPDDPVHAWFVGYAGDLGFAVLVEGGGSGGEVAAPLAASLLDAIDEARDELTTP
- a CDS encoding HAMP domain-containing histidine kinase — encoded protein: MDASAERRPVDPAADERVERLLIWARWVGVLWALLQTFLTGQPDDAPSYLRGAALSTAGVLAAGNLLITYGLRRGWHRRPSFGLAGFALDAVIVTAFVLLFAFDVAGSQWVIVTFIPIEGAVRFQFRGALIGWVCASVVLVVLESRLAERAEVGYRIDSVTFRTGYVLLVATIVGLLTRYLVMERQRTQEALEEVTRSDAWRQQLVSTLAHDVRSPLTSIIGSAQFLSRLEEPLPRERERQLLQSIADQGQRIQQLSEDLLDLARQEQGSLRLQQAVVELRPLIERVMAYLPSEVEVQNRVPDGLMVHADPGRLEQVVYNLATNAQRHGAPPTVIEAVSRPGGVELIVTDHGTGVPSEAREGLFEPFSTGPRADSVGLGLWIVRTLAEAHGGEVTYEDSPHGGARFRVRVPARAD